A region from the Geobacter benzoatilyticus genome encodes:
- the argS gene encoding arginine--tRNA ligase — MKDRVRSLVAAGIERCFADGSLSSNQMPAIVIEKPAHAEHGDFACTVAMSMAKAERKAPRAIAEAIVTHIDDRSEGIIEGIDIAGPGFINFKIKNEAWCRTLVSVETAGAEYGRSTSGEGRKVQVEFVSANPTGPLHIGHGRGAAIGDTICRMLDSAGFSVTREFYYNDAGAQISNLALSVQSRCLGIEPGDPAWPADGYQGDYIKDVARAYLDRQTVDAGDQHVTAAGDPDDLDAIRRFAVAYLRREQDQDLAAFDVQFDVYTLESSLYAEGRVEHAVERIIENGHAFEQDGALWLRTTDFGDDKDRVMRKTDGSYTYFVPDVAYHLAKWERGFTRVINEQGADHHSTITRVRAGLQALNAGIPQGWPEYVLHQMVTVMRGGEEVKISKRAGSYVTLRDLIDEVGRDATRFFFLMRKPDSQLVFDIDLAKQQSLENPVYYVQYAHARICSIFEAASERGFIVPSFADAHVEILGTPEEIELVKLIYTFPEVVEGSALAFEPHRITYYLQELAGAFHSFYNKNRVITDEKEISSARLFLLKCVAQVLKNGLALLGVSAPEKM; from the coding sequence ATGAAGGATAGGGTGCGTTCTCTGGTAGCTGCTGGAATCGAAAGGTGCTTTGCCGATGGTTCCCTCTCATCAAACCAGATGCCTGCCATTGTAATAGAGAAACCCGCCCATGCGGAACATGGCGATTTTGCCTGTACGGTTGCCATGTCCATGGCAAAGGCCGAGCGCAAGGCGCCGCGCGCGATTGCCGAGGCCATCGTCACCCATATTGATGACCGTTCGGAAGGTATCATCGAGGGTATAGACATTGCGGGCCCGGGGTTCATCAACTTCAAAATCAAGAACGAGGCATGGTGCCGTACACTTGTATCAGTTGAGACGGCTGGCGCGGAGTATGGCCGCAGCACTTCGGGCGAGGGGCGGAAGGTTCAGGTTGAATTCGTCAGCGCCAACCCCACTGGACCGCTTCATATCGGGCACGGACGGGGTGCGGCCATAGGCGACACAATCTGCCGCATGCTCGATTCTGCCGGCTTCAGTGTGACCCGCGAGTTTTATTATAACGACGCCGGAGCCCAGATCAGCAACCTGGCGCTTTCTGTACAATCGCGCTGCCTCGGCATTGAACCCGGGGACCCCGCCTGGCCGGCAGACGGTTATCAAGGGGACTACATCAAAGACGTTGCCCGCGCTTACCTCGACCGTCAGACCGTGGATGCTGGCGATCAGCATGTCACGGCAGCAGGTGATCCTGACGATCTTGATGCGATTCGCCGGTTTGCGGTAGCTTACCTGCGCCGTGAGCAGGATCAGGATCTTGCGGCATTCGATGTGCAATTTGATGTCTACACCCTCGAATCAAGCCTCTATGCTGAAGGCCGCGTGGAACATGCGGTCGAGCGTATTATCGAGAACGGTCATGCCTTTGAGCAGGATGGCGCTCTCTGGCTGCGTACCACAGACTTCGGGGACGACAAAGACCGTGTCATGCGCAAGACCGATGGCAGCTACACCTACTTTGTCCCGGACGTTGCCTACCACCTGGCCAAATGGGAGCGTGGGTTCACCCGGGTCATCAACGAACAGGGCGCAGATCATCACAGCACCATCACGCGGGTGCGGGCGGGCCTGCAAGCCCTCAATGCCGGCATCCCGCAGGGGTGGCCCGAGTATGTGCTGCACCAGATGGTTACCGTCATGCGTGGCGGCGAAGAGGTAAAGATATCCAAGCGCGCCGGCAGCTACGTTACCCTGAGAGACTTGATCGATGAAGTGGGCCGCGATGCCACGAGATTCTTCTTCCTGATGCGCAAACCGGATTCGCAGTTAGTCTTCGACATCGACCTGGCCAAGCAGCAATCCCTTGAAAACCCTGTCTATTACGTTCAGTACGCCCATGCGCGGATATGCAGCATCTTCGAGGCTGCTTCAGAGCGTGGTTTCATCGTCCCCTCGTTTGCCGATGCCCATGTGGAAATCCTCGGCACGCCTGAAGAAATCGAGCTCGTCAAGCTGATCTATACATTCCCGGAAGTAGTCGAAGGGAGTGCTCTTGCCTTTGAGCCTCACCGGATAACCTATTATCTACAGGAACTTGCGGGCGCATTCCACTCATTCTACAACAAAAACCGAGTTATAACCGACGAGAAAGAAATCAGTTCAGCGCGACTGTTCCTGCTCAAATGTGTTGCGCAGGTGTTGAAGAATGGTCTTGCCCTTCTTGGCGTATCGGCTCCGGAAAAGATGTAG
- a CDS encoding SPOR domain-containing protein → MVLDYRERKPVNKNRPKSKPVGLLIVAFGAVACCSFVLGVLTDRFLLPHSDIKAVDALAPQSAPSGEGASNQQTAAGNSSVPGKQNVYTSLKEPSLTFYETLPKGGKVILGSGLNPKQPSVPVAVPAKPAVVIQPRVDQPQKGQPVTGAESKPEKAESISSTNGEASIKGTPPKKVAAPKGKYLVQVASARERKEAEVVRSALQAKGFAAYIVESHVDGKGTWFRVRVGKQLDQAAAGNLVNQIGKGAIVIPE, encoded by the coding sequence ATGGTTCTTGATTACCGTGAACGGAAACCGGTTAATAAAAATCGGCCGAAATCCAAGCCCGTCGGCCTCTTGATTGTTGCCTTCGGCGCAGTTGCGTGTTGTTCATTTGTCCTTGGGGTTTTGACGGACCGGTTTCTGCTGCCCCATTCCGACATAAAGGCGGTTGATGCCCTTGCGCCTCAATCAGCGCCATCCGGAGAAGGTGCTTCGAATCAGCAAACGGCTGCCGGAAACAGCTCTGTCCCTGGTAAGCAAAATGTCTACACCTCGCTGAAGGAACCATCCCTTACATTTTACGAAACCCTCCCCAAGGGAGGTAAAGTTATCCTAGGCAGCGGTCTTAATCCGAAGCAACCTTCCGTGCCGGTCGCTGTGCCCGCCAAACCTGCCGTAGTGATTCAGCCCCGAGTTGACCAGCCACAGAAAGGGCAGCCGGTAACCGGGGCAGAATCAAAGCCGGAAAAAGCAGAGTCGATCTCTTCCACGAATGGAGAAGCATCCATCAAGGGAACTCCGCCCAAAAAAGTTGCGGCCCCCAAGGGGAAATATCTGGTGCAGGTTGCATCTGCGAGGGAACGCAAAGAAGCTGAAGTTGTTAGATCAGCGCTTCAGGCAAAAGGTTTTGCCGCCTATATTGTTGAGTCCCATGTGGACGGCAAAGGAACCTGGTTCCGTGTAAGAGTCGGGAAACAGCTGGATCAGGCTGCGGCAGGCAATCTCGTAAACCAAATTGGGAAAGGTGCAATAGTAATTCCGGAATAG
- a CDS encoding YaeQ family protein, with translation MPMKLVELAAGISGELLHWTVCLAPWSEINIERLAKMALPSTIYKVSIQLSDVDRGIYESLQATVAKHPSETNERLVARLLAWGIFYEADLAFTKGICATDEPDIWLTGPDGRVMLWIEAGLPDSDRIVRACRHSERVALLASGKALSNWDQQHLSKLGGLSNLTVVSLEQLFINRLADMLERSFDWSMTITEGTVYLTVNGDTLETSINVKYGTLTVG, from the coding sequence ATGCCGATGAAGCTTGTCGAGCTAGCGGCAGGAATTTCGGGGGAGCTCCTTCACTGGACCGTTTGCTTAGCCCCATGGTCAGAGATAAACATAGAAAGGCTTGCGAAAATGGCATTGCCATCGACAATTTATAAAGTTTCCATTCAGCTTTCCGACGTTGACCGTGGGATTTATGAATCCCTGCAGGCAACGGTTGCCAAGCACCCGTCTGAGACCAATGAGCGTCTTGTGGCCAGATTGCTTGCCTGGGGCATTTTCTACGAGGCAGACCTGGCTTTTACGAAGGGTATATGCGCAACTGACGAGCCGGATATTTGGCTGACAGGTCCGGATGGGAGGGTTATGCTGTGGATTGAAGCCGGTCTGCCCGATTCCGACCGTATTGTCAGAGCGTGCCGTCACTCTGAGCGGGTTGCTCTCCTGGCAAGCGGCAAGGCGCTTTCCAACTGGGATCAGCAGCACCTCTCCAAGCTTGGGGGACTTTCCAATCTTACGGTTGTCAGCCTTGAACAACTGTTCATAAACAGGCTTGCAGATATGCTGGAGCGTTCGTTTGACTGGTCAATGACCATTACCGAAGGAACTGTTTACCTGACCGTTAACGGCGATACAC